The Arthrobacter sp. D5-1 genome segment CGTAAACCACAATGAGAGGGTTTATGCATGCCTTAGGAGCTTCTTTGGACCTGTTATTAGATGCTGATGATATTCACGCGTCGTATGATCAACGGCGCATCCTCAAAGGTGTGGGGCTTTCGTTGCATCGCGGCGAGATCCTGGGGTTGATTGGGACCAACGGCGCCGGCAAGACCACCCTGATGGGCGTCCTGGCCGGTTCCGTCAAGCACGACCATGGACGGATCACCCTGGCGGGTGAAAAATACATGCCGGATTCCATCGCAGAAGCGCAGGCTTGCGGAGTGGGGCATATTCCCCAGAACTTCCACATAGACCCGGAACTGACCATCACCGAAGCCATCTTTCGCGGAACCTTCCAGTCGGGCCGGCCACACGCGGAACTCCGCGATCAAGCGGGCAAGCTCATCCGGGACATTGGTATCACCATGGACCCCGACGCGAGGGTCGGAACGCTGATTCGAGCCGAGCAGGCCTTGGTGGAGGTACTCCGGATGGTGGCCGAGGAAGCCCAACTGGTGATCATGGACGAAGTGGCCGCGTCACTTCCGGACCACGATGTCGCGGTTTTGCATCAGGTCCTGAGAATGCTCACACGGCAGGGCCGGGCCATCATCTACATCACCCACCGCCTTGATGAGGTCCGTTCCATAGCCCACCGTATTGCTGTTATGCGCGACGGTAAGGTGCACAAGATCGTGGAGGCCAGCAAGACCGACGTCGACGAACTTGCCTTCCTCCTGCTGCAGCAGGAACTGGAGCGGATTTCCCGGCCCTCCGGCCCTGCGGCCGGGGGAGAGGCCTTGCGGATCTCCCACCTCAGCGTGGAGGAGAAAGTCCGTGATGCGAGCTTCAGTGTGGCCAAAGGCGAAATTTTCGGACTGGCAGGAACCCACAGATCGGGCGTCTATCAACTGATATCAGCCCTGGCGGGTATCCGCCCCTGCACTTCGGGAGAGATCTACGTGAACGGAACCCACGTCCAAATCCGCGGGCCCCAGGACGCGCAGCGGTTGAAGATCGGTTACTCGCCGGATGCGGCCTTTACCCTTGGTCCTGGGACGAGCATTGCGGAAGGGCTTCATCAGGGCGCCGGGGCGGGCGCTGAAAACCTTCGGGATGAGATCACCCACCTGAGGAATGTGGCTGACGTTGTTCACCGCATGCGCATCAACACCACCAACATCCAGGGCGCCCTCTCCACTTTGTCCGGCGGCGACCGCCAGAAGGTGGAACTGGCCCGATGGATCTCCAGCGACTGTGACATCCTGATTCTCAGTCATCCCAGCCGCGGGATTGACGTTGGAGCCAAAGAGGTTGTGTACAAGATGTTGACGCAGCTCAGCAAGACTGGTGTCGCCATCATTCTCCTGTCCTCAGACCTCTCGGAGATGGTCAACTGGTGCCACCGGATTGGTGTCATGCGGGACGGGGAACTTGTCACCATTGAGGCCAACGCCAATACCAATGAGGATGTTTTGGTGCACCATATGCTGGGCGTCAAGTTCGAATCGGGGGGCAGCGCGGCCCGCCGCGCGAAAGTCTGACGCTTCCTGAAACACCGGCGAATGAAGGGGGGCGGCTGCGATATTCGCAGCCGCCCCCACGGTTAGCACCGGAGATCAGATGGCAATGGCCTTGGCGATGTTATTGAGCTTGTGCCGTGCCAGCGCCAGGTTGGCATAGGTCCGGTCCAGCACGAGGTAGACAAAGAGCCCCTTGGACCCCGCCGAGTTCAGGACATTGATGAGATGGTACTGCGAATCCAGGGTGATGAGGACGTCCTCGATGGAGCTGTCCAGTCCGAGGTCGGCCATGGTTCGGAGCTTGGAGCTGACAACATTGGAGTTTCCGGCAGCAGCGACGCCCAGATCGAAGCCTGGGTTGCCGCCCTGCGCCAGCGCCATTCCGCTGGTGTAGTCAACAATGGCCGCGCCCGTGGCGCCTTCTATGGCGAGCAGTTCTTTCGTAGCTTCGTCAAGTGAGCTCATGATCAGTTCTTCCTGTTCTGTGGTTTCATCACTGGCAGCCATGAAATAGACGGACGGAACTTCCTGGTAGGCGGGCGCACCGGGGCCGGAATCCCATTGATTGGGAGCCATTCCCGTTGCCACCGCGTCAGGGTGCCGCTCGCGAATGATCTCGTGGAGCGGTGTTGGAAGGGGTTCAAATCCTTCGCTGCGTTTCCACCATTTCCACGTACGCTCCGAACGGTTCACTTACTGACCCTGCACTTCCGTCATTCAGACTGCCGTATGTTCTACGGATTTCTTCGTCGAGTTTTTCACTCTACACATGAATTACGGGGATAACGGAAAGAGCGTTCATTTCCATCGAATCCTTGGCAAAGAATGTGCTATTAATGACGATTTGATAAATAGTCAGAATAACCGCGTCACGAAATACACATTGTTGTTTCACGCGACAGGCAACCAGGGGGTGCAGATGAGGCATCACTTGTTTTTGGGCGCGCTGAAGCGGATTGCCGCAAAGTGCAGCTGGCCGCGGGTCACCGCGGCGTGGGCACAGCAGGAGTCAGACGTTGGCGATGTGCCGTACGGCGTCAAGGTAAGGCATGTTGATTGCAGCGTCCGCTACCTCACGAACTGCTGGTTTGGCATTGAAGGCAATACCAATTCCTGCCGCACTGAGCATGTCCAGGTCATTGGCGCCGTCGCCCACTGCGATGGTGTGCTCAAGACTGATGCTCTCCGCTGCTGCCCACTCACGCAAGTACTTCTCTTTGGCCGCCCGGTCGATCACAGCGCCAAGCACCTTGCCCGTCAACACGCCGTCGATGATTTCGAGCTCATTGGCGATCCAATGGTCCAGTCCAAGGTCTGCGGCAATGGGACGAAGAATCTGGTTGAAGCCGCCGGACACCACGGCAACAACGTGGCCTGCTTCCTTGAAGGCGGCGACGAGTTCTGCAGCACCAAGGCTGAGGCGCACCTCTTGCCGGACTGACTCGACGACCGCCACGGGCAACCCTGCGAGCACGGCAACCCGGGCATGGAGACTCTGGGCGAAGTCCAATTCACCGCGCATGGCGGCCTCGGTGACAGCAGCGACTTCCTCGCGCTTGCCTGCGTGGGCTGCCAGCAATTCAATGACTTCCTGCTGGATCAGCGTGGAATCGACATCCATGATGAGGAGCTTCCGGGTGGCCTGGCGCAGGCCCTCGGGAACAATGGCTGTATCAAAGCCGTCACTGGCTGCCGCAGCAACGTGCCGCCGAACGGTTGCAAGATCCGCCAACGTGTCCGTGCCCGCAGCAAGACCGGCCGTCATGACACTGAAACGATGATCGCCACCCTGTGATTCCGATGACACCTCGACGCCGGCGTCAGCAAGTACCCTCCGAAGGCCAACGAGGGATTCGGGGGACAAATGCACGCCATAGCTGACTGCAGCCAAGTTCGAAGTCATGGCGTCAATCCTACTGAGCACTTCCTGTCCGCCCGAATTCATTTCGACTGGCAAACACTGCTACGTGACCGGTTATCAGTCATATGGATTTTTGTCCTAGTGTCTACTGCTATGAGTGATGTTCTGGAATTGGCTTCCGTCAGCGTTGTCCGAGGCAAGAAGACCCTGCTGGACAAGGTTGACTGGCAGGTCAACGAAGGGGAGCGCTGGGTCATTCTGGGACCGAACGGCGCAGGCAAGACCACCCTTCTCCAAATTGCCGCAGCCCGGCTCCACCCCAGCAGCGGAAAGGCCGGGATCCTGGATGAGGTCCTGGGTCGCGTTGACGTCTTTGAACTCCGCCCCCGGATCGGACTCTCCTCGGCCGCACTTGCTACCCAGATTCCCGAGCACGAGAACGTCCTGAACGTGGTGGTTACCGCCGCCTACGGTGTT includes the following:
- a CDS encoding sugar ABC transporter ATP-binding protein; this translates as MDLLLDADDIHASYDQRRILKGVGLSLHRGEILGLIGTNGAGKTTLMGVLAGSVKHDHGRITLAGEKYMPDSIAEAQACGVGHIPQNFHIDPELTITEAIFRGTFQSGRPHAELRDQAGKLIRDIGITMDPDARVGTLIRAEQALVEVLRMVAEEAQLVIMDEVAASLPDHDVAVLHQVLRMLTRQGRAIIYITHRLDEVRSIAHRIAVMRDGKVHKIVEASKTDVDELAFLLLQQELERISRPSGPAAGGEALRISHLSVEEKVRDASFSVAKGEIFGLAGTHRSGVYQLISALAGIRPCTSGEIYVNGTHVQIRGPQDAQRLKIGYSPDAAFTLGPGTSIAEGLHQGAGAGAENLRDEITHLRNVADVVHRMRINTTNIQGALSTLSGGDRQKVELARWISSDCDILILSHPSRGIDVGAKEVVYKMLTQLSKTGVAIILLSSDLSEMVNWCHRIGVMRDGELVTIEANANTNEDVLVHHMLGVKFESGGSAARRAKV
- the serB gene encoding phosphoserine phosphatase SerB, with the protein product MTSNLAAVSYGVHLSPESLVGLRRVLADAGVEVSSESQGGDHRFSVMTAGLAAGTDTLADLATVRRHVAAAASDGFDTAIVPEGLRQATRKLLIMDVDSTLIQQEVIELLAAHAGKREEVAAVTEAAMRGELDFAQSLHARVAVLAGLPVAVVESVRQEVRLSLGAAELVAAFKEAGHVVAVVSGGFNQILRPIAADLGLDHWIANELEIIDGVLTGKVLGAVIDRAAKEKYLREWAAAESISLEHTIAVGDGANDLDMLSAAGIGIAFNAKPAVREVADAAINMPYLDAVRHIANV